A genomic segment from Gavia stellata isolate bGavSte3 chromosome 4, bGavSte3.hap2, whole genome shotgun sequence encodes:
- the DHTKD1 gene encoding 2-oxoadipate dehydrogenase complex component E1 yields MAAAAAGAVRCSLWRGGLRRWYRTERGVYGYKPRKAASGRSAEPRGAGASGKAVDHALARLVTAYAEHGHKAAKINPLFAGQAVMNMVPEIQELAEVLQGPLITTGLLNMGKEEASLEDVLAYLDHIYCGHISIETSQLPTLEEREWFAKRFEELKQEAFTPEEKQHLCKLMLESQEFDHFLATKFATVKRYGGEGAESMMGFFHELFKMCAYSGVTDIILGMPHRGRLNLLTGLLQLPPELMFRKMRGLSEFPENSAAIGDVLSHLTSSVDLDFGSHRPVHVTLLPNPSHLEAINPVAVGKTRGRQQTLLDGDYSPESSAQPGDKVICLQVHGDAAFSGQGIVPETLTLSNLPHFRVGGSIHLIVNNQLGYTTPPERGRSSLYCSDIGKIVGCAVIHVNGDDPEEVVRATRLAVEYQRQFRRDVIVDLLCYRQWGHNELDEPFFTNPSMYKIIRSRKSIPDTYADHLIASGLMTEVEVSEIKTTYYSKLNDHLANMTLYSPPPTNLQAHWKGFVEPSAKITTWDTGMPVPLLQFIGVKSVEVPEELQMHSHLLKTYAQSRVQKMEEGKKLDWATAETLAFGSLLSQGFNIRLSGQDVGRGTFSQRHAMLVCQETDDTYIPLNHMSPDQKGFLEVSNSPLSEEAVLGFEYGMSIESPKLLPIWEAQFGDFFNGAQIIFDTFISGGEAKWLLQSGIVILLPHGYDGAGPEHSSCRMERFLQMCDSSEEGVDGDQVNMSIVHPTTPAQYFHLLRRQMVRNFRKPLIVASPKVLLRLPAAVSSFEEMAPRTTFKPVIGDSSVDAKSVTQVVLCSGKHYYALVKQRETLGEKQHNTAILRLEELCPFPLEALQQELSKYSHAKVFIWSQEEPQNMGPWSFVSPRFEKQLGVKLRLVSRPPLPAPAVGIGTLHHQQQEDILTNTFI; encoded by the exons atggcggcggcggcggcgggtgccGTGCGCTGCTCTCTGTGGCGGGGCGGCCTGCGGCGCTGGTACCGCACCGAGCGCGGCGTCTACGGCTACAAGCCGCGGAAGGCGGCGAGCGGGCGATCGGCGGAGCCGCGGGGCGCCGGGGCGAGTGGCAAAGCAG ttGACCATGCTCTTGCTCGTTTAGTAACTGCATACGCTGAACATGGCCACAAAGCAGCCAAAATAAACCCGCTGTTTGCTGGCCAAGCTGTTATGAACATGGTACCCGAAATccaagagctggcagaagtTCTTCAAGGGCCTCTCATTACTACAG GGCTTCTAAACATGGGAAAAGAAGAAGCTTCCCTAGAGGATGTGTTGGCTTACCTTGACCATATATACTGTGGGCATATTTCCATAGAAACAAGCCAGCTTCCAACTTTGGAGGAGAGAGAATGGTTTGCTAAAAGGTTTGAAGAGCTAAAACAAGAAGCATTTACACCTGAAGAGAAACAGCACTTGTGCAAACTGATGTTGGAGTCCCAG GAGTTTGATCACTTCTTAGCCACAAAGTTTGCTACCGTGAAGCGGTATGGTGGTGAAGGAGCAGAGAGTATGATGGGTTTCTTCCATGAGTTGTTCAAGATGTGTGCATACAGCGGTGTGACGGATATCATTCTTGGAATGCCTCATCGCGGAAGACTTAATCTTCTCACGGGTTTACTTCAGCTTCCACCTGAG CTCATGTTCCGTAAGATGCGTGGTTTGAGTGAGTTTCCAGAGAATTCCGCAGCCATTGGGGATGTTCTCTCCCACCTGACATCTTCTGTAGATCTTGACTTCGGTTCCCACAGGCCTGTGCACGTCACCTTGCTACCTAACCCCTCGCACTTAGAAGCAATCAATCCAGTGGCCGTGGGCAAGACACGAGGAAGGCAACAGACTCTGCTTGATGGAGATTACTCCCCAGAGAGCTCTGCACAGCCTGGAGATAAAGTTATTTGCCTGCAG GTTCATGGCGATGCAGCTTTCTCTGGGCAAGGGATTGTTCCTGAAACACTGACCCTCTCTAATCTACCACATTTCAGAGTTGGTGGGAGCATCCATTTGATTGTTAATAACCAGCTGGGCTATACCACTCCTCCAGAGCGAGGAAGATCATCTCTGTACTGTAGTGATATTG GTAAAATTGTTGGATGTGCAGTTATCCATGTGAATGGGGATGATCCTGAAGAAGTTGTCCGTGCCACACGACTGGCTGTTGAGTACCAACGCCAGTTCCGTAGGGATGTAATAGTAGACTTGCTGTGCTACCGGCAGTGGGGCCACAATGAACTTGATGAGCCATTCTTCACCAACCCCAGCATGTACAAAATCATCAG ATCGCGTAAGAGTATCCCAGACACATACGCAGACCACCTAATAGCTTCTGGGCTCATGACTGAGGTTGAAGTATCTGAGATAAAGACGACATACTATTCTAAACTGAACGATCATCTTGCCAACATGACTTTGTATAGTCCACCTCCTACCAACCTGCAGGCTCACTGGAAAGGCTTCGTCGAGCCTTCTGCTAAAATTACCACTTGGGACACAGGTATGCCTGTACCGCTTCTGCAGTTTATTGGAGTCAAGTCTGTAGAGGTGCCTGAAGAACTCCAGATGCACAGCCATCTTCTGAAGACCTACGCACAG TCGAGAGTTCAAAaaatggaggaaggaaaaaagctggaCTGGGCAACAGCTGAAACTTTAGCGTTTGGTTCCCTCCTGAGCCAAG GGTTTAATATCAGACTAAGTGGACAAGATGTTGGCAGAGGAACCTTTAGCCAACGGCACGCAATGTTGGTTTGCCAAGAGACGGATGATACCTACATTCCTCTGAATCATATGTCCCCAGACCAGAAGGGTTTCCTAGAG GTGAGTAACAGTCCCTTGTCTGAAGAAGCTGTGCTTGGTTTTGAATATGGAATGAGTATTGAGAGCCCTAAGTTATTGCCAATTTGGGAAGCTCAATTTGGAGACTTCTTTAATGGAGCCCAGATAATATTTGACACTTTCATCTCCGGAG GTGAGGCCAAATGGCTTCTGCAAAGTGGGATAGTAATTCTTCTTCCCCATGGCTATGATGGTGCAGGCCCTGAGCACTCATCGTGCCGGATGGAGCGGTTCTTGCAG ATGTGTGACAGCTCAGAAGAGGGAGTCGATGGGGACCAGGTGAACATGTCAATTGTgcatcccaccaccccagcacagTATTTCCATTTACTCCGGCGGCAAATGGTCCGAAACTTCAGGAAACCTCTCATTGTTGCTTCTCCCAAAGTGTTACTCAGGCTCCCT GCTGCTGTGTCAAGTTTTGAAGAAATGGCTCCAAGGACAACATTCAAGCCTGTCATTGGCGACTCCTCAGTAGATGCTAAAAG tGTCACCCAAGTGGTGCTCTGTTCCGGTAAGCATTACTATGCTTTGGTGAAGCAAAGAGAGACACTAGGTGAGAAACAGCACAACACAGCGATTCTGAGACTTGAAGAACTGTGTCCTTTTCCCCTGGAAGCTCTACAGCAAGAGTTGAGCAAATACAGCCATGCAAAAG TCTTCATCTGGAGTCAGGAAGAACCACAGAACATGGGTCCATGGTCCTTTGTGTCACCACGGTTTGAAAAGCAGCTGGGGGTTAAG CTCCGTCTGGTGAGTAGACCTCCTTTACCAGCCCCAGCAGTTGGCATTGGAACCCtacaccaccagcagcaggaagaCATTCTTACCAACACATTTATCTAA